The following proteins are co-located in the Ketogulonicigenium robustum genome:
- the ftsH gene encoding ATP-dependent zinc metalloprotease FtsH, with product MGNARNIGFIVVIFLLLLGLFQVFQGDNGNSAANSPRYSDFVAAVDAGNVTSVTLNGEQVVYRTTDGRQISTIRPSDAQTTQMLLEKNIPFEARSQEQSTLQAFLLSMLPFVLLIGVWIYFMNRMQGGGKGGAMGFGKSRAKLLTEKQGRVTFDDVAGIDEAQEELEEIVEFLRNPQKFSRLGGKIPKGALLVGPPGTGKTLLARAIAGEAGVPFFSISGSDFVEMFVGVGASRVRDMFEQAKKNAPCILFIDEIDAVGRARGVGYGGGNDEREQTLNQLLVEMDGFEANEGIIIIAATNRRDVLDPALLRPGRFDRTIHVSNPDIKGREKILSVHARKVPLGPDVDLRIIARGTPGFSGAELMNLVNEAALLAARAGRRFVGMIDFENAKDKVMMGVERRSMAMTQDQKEKTAFHEAGHAIVGLKLPKCDPVYKATIVPRGGALGMVVSLPEIDKLNYHKEEAEQKIAMTMAGKAAEIIKYGEENVSSGPAGDIQQASSLARAMVMRWGMSDKVGNIDYAEAHAGYQGGGSAGGLSISAHTKELIEEEVKRIIDEGYVNARQIILDNYEEFDRLANGLLEHETLTGEEIGRVMRGLPIGGSDDDGTGPAPSSVTAVPKTRPRRENDTGLEPEPTA from the coding sequence TTGGGTAACGCTCGGAATATCGGTTTTATTGTCGTTATCTTCCTGTTGCTGCTTGGGTTGTTTCAAGTGTTTCAAGGCGACAACGGCAACAGTGCGGCGAACAGCCCGCGCTATTCCGATTTTGTCGCGGCAGTCGACGCCGGAAATGTCACCAGCGTGACGCTGAACGGCGAACAAGTTGTCTATCGCACCACGGATGGCCGTCAGATCAGTACGATCCGCCCGTCCGATGCGCAGACTACGCAAATGCTGCTGGAAAAGAACATCCCGTTCGAGGCGCGCAGCCAAGAACAATCGACCCTGCAGGCTTTCCTGCTGTCGATGCTGCCGTTTGTGCTGCTGATCGGTGTGTGGATCTATTTCATGAACCGCATGCAAGGCGGCGGCAAAGGCGGTGCGATGGGCTTTGGCAAGTCGCGTGCCAAGCTGCTGACCGAAAAGCAGGGGCGCGTGACGTTTGACGATGTTGCCGGTATCGACGAAGCGCAAGAAGAGCTGGAAGAAATCGTCGAATTTTTGCGCAATCCGCAAAAATTCAGCCGCTTGGGCGGCAAAATTCCCAAGGGTGCCCTGCTGGTAGGCCCGCCCGGTACCGGTAAAACGCTGCTGGCGCGCGCGATTGCGGGCGAGGCTGGTGTACCGTTCTTCAGTATTTCGGGGTCGGACTTTGTCGAAATGTTCGTGGGTGTCGGCGCAAGCCGCGTGCGCGACATGTTCGAACAAGCCAAAAAGAATGCGCCTTGCATTTTGTTCATCGACGAAATCGACGCCGTCGGCCGTGCGCGCGGCGTGGGCTATGGCGGCGGGAATGACGAACGCGAGCAAACCCTGAACCAGCTGCTGGTCGAGATGGACGGTTTTGAGGCTAACGAGGGCATCATCATCATCGCCGCGACCAACCGCCGCGATGTGCTGGACCCTGCGCTGCTGCGCCCGGGTCGTTTCGACCGGACGATCCATGTTTCGAACCCCGACATCAAAGGCCGCGAAAAGATTCTGTCGGTTCACGCCCGCAAGGTGCCGCTGGGCCCAGATGTCGACCTGCGCATCATCGCGCGCGGCACGCCCGGTTTCTCAGGGGCCGAGCTGATGAACCTGGTGAACGAGGCGGCACTGCTGGCCGCGCGCGCTGGCCGCCGCTTTGTCGGGATGATCGATTTCGAAAACGCCAAGGACAAGGTGATGATGGGTGTCGAGCGTCGCTCGATGGCGATGACGCAGGACCAGAAGGAAAAGACCGCTTTCCACGAGGCTGGCCACGCGATCGTCGGGCTGAAGCTGCCGAAGTGTGACCCTGTCTATAAAGCCACAATCGTGCCGCGTGGCGGTGCGCTGGGGATGGTCGTCAGCCTGCCCGAAATCGACAAGCTGAACTACCACAAGGAAGAAGCCGAACAGAAAATCGCTATGACGATGGCCGGCAAAGCTGCCGAGATCATCAAGTATGGCGAGGAAAACGTCTCCTCTGGCCCTGCGGGTGATATTCAGCAGGCCTCGTCGCTGGCGCGCGCCATGGTGATGCGTTGGGGCATGTCGGACAAGGTCGGCAACATCGACTACGCCGAGGCACATGCCGGCTACCAAGGTGGCGGTAGTGCAGGTGGCCTCTCGATTTCGGCTCATACGAAAGAGCTGATCGAGGAAGAGGTGAAGCGAATTATCGACGAAGGTTACGTCAATGCGCGCCAGATCATTCTGGATAACTACGAGGAGTTCGACCGCTTGGCGAACGGCTTGTTGGAGCATGAGACGCTAACCGGCGAGGAGATCGGGCGGGTGATGCGTGGCTTGCCGATTGGCGGCAGTGATGATGACGGCACCGGCCCGGCACCATCCTCGGTCACGGCTGTGCCTAAAACCCGCCCGCGCCGTGAAAACGACACGGGGCTTGAACCCGAACCGACCGCTTGA
- the ybgF gene encoding tol-pal system protein YbgF: MLRSAALAMCLTAAPLAVAAQDAATLGDIRQQLTALSAEVSSLRSELATSGALTSGVAGSTPLARMDSIEQALQQVTAKSEELEYRINRVVSDGTNRIGDLEFRLCELEPNCDIGSLGATPPLGGNAPSATTPSQTAPSGGSGQMAVGEQADFARASEALAQGDFRTAADGFAAYVTAYPGGELTAEAMLKQGEALEGMGQLSDAARAYLESFAGAPDGGTAPQALVRLGQALGRIGQGADACLTLAEVATRFPGDPAIADAQSAMQTLNCG, translated from the coding sequence ATGTTGCGTTCTGCAGCATTAGCCATGTGTTTGACGGCAGCGCCGTTGGCTGTCGCCGCGCAAGACGCGGCGACACTGGGCGATATTCGCCAGCAGTTGACGGCTTTGTCGGCTGAAGTGTCCAGCCTGCGGTCGGAATTGGCGACCTCGGGCGCGCTGACTAGCGGTGTCGCGGGCAGCACGCCGCTGGCGCGGATGGATTCGATCGAACAAGCGCTGCAACAGGTCACCGCCAAGAGCGAGGAGCTGGAGTACCGCATCAATCGTGTTGTCAGCGATGGCACCAACCGCATCGGCGATCTGGAATTCCGCCTGTGCGAGCTGGAGCCGAACTGCGACATCGGCAGTCTTGGCGCGACGCCGCCGCTGGGTGGCAATGCGCCGTCTGCAACGACACCTTCCCAAACCGCACCGTCTGGCGGGTCCGGCCAAATGGCCGTTGGCGAACAGGCCGATTTCGCGCGGGCGTCGGAGGCGCTCGCGCAAGGTGACTTTCGCACGGCCGCTGACGGTTTTGCGGCCTATGTCACGGCCTACCCGGGTGGGGAACTGACTGCCGAGGCGATGCTGAAGCAGGGCGAGGCGTTGGAAGGCATGGGCCAGCTGAGCGATGCCGCCCGCGCCTATCTGGAAAGCTTCGCCGGTGCGCCTGATGGCGGCACAGCGCCGCAAGCCTTGGTTCGGCTTGGGCAAGCATTGGGGCGTATCGGGCAGGGCGCGGATGCGTGCCTGACGCTGGCCGAAGTCGCAACGCGCTTTCCGGGCGATCCTGCAATCGCCGATGCGCAATCCGCTATGCAAACCTTGAACTGTGGCTGA
- a CDS encoding chemotaxis protein CheA, translated as MERLGFNTIGAKVSVVGHVGLIVWMVFGLRLASDPLEFTFPDVSVISGEQFDQMVANSVPQVQTEVGQTEAASSEPVSPTAPVPPTRPDTPPVDAPAPTPSEAVPTPEAAPEAVPTPDLAPQVTQPAVPVPDATPTAPQVAPQVVESQPTPPAPDAGATDAAVAPRPVPRPAQRIAPEAAPAPPVDAQTAPEVQQAVSPDAATPTEVTEAQEQTAPEEATTQTVTEADRPAAAPVNVPRPQNRPRQIATAPTQSETTSTQSSAAATPPQSTAAAPSTSNDDIMAALNAAQDTPAASPTPGAAPLTGAEQDALRVAVQGCWSVDAGAMSGQVTVAVAFELDRSGRVVGNQVRLVESNGSGAAEQAAFEAARRAILRCQGDGYRMPADKYESWQNIVMDFDPSQMRLR; from the coding sequence GTGGAGCGTCTGGGCTTCAATACAATCGGCGCCAAGGTTTCGGTGGTCGGGCACGTTGGCCTGATCGTCTGGATGGTGTTCGGCCTGCGCTTGGCGTCCGATCCGCTGGAATTCACCTTTCCCGATGTCTCGGTGATTTCGGGCGAGCAGTTCGACCAGATGGTGGCCAACAGCGTCCCGCAGGTGCAAACCGAGGTCGGCCAGACCGAAGCGGCGAGCAGCGAGCCTGTCTCGCCCACCGCGCCGGTGCCGCCCACGCGCCCCGATACCCCGCCGGTCGACGCCCCCGCACCCACACCTAGCGAGGCTGTCCCGACGCCCGAGGCCGCCCCCGAGGCCGTGCCAACCCCCGATCTGGCGCCCCAAGTGACGCAGCCCGCCGTGCCGGTGCCCGATGCGACGCCCACCGCGCCGCAGGTCGCCCCGCAGGTGGTGGAATCGCAGCCGACGCCGCCCGCGCCCGACGCGGGTGCCACAGATGCGGCCGTCGCACCGCGTCCGGTGCCGCGCCCCGCGCAGCGCATCGCCCCCGAGGCTGCGCCTGCGCCCCCCGTTGACGCGCAAACTGCGCCCGAGGTGCAACAGGCGGTCTCGCCCGATGCCGCGACGCCGACCGAGGTGACCGAGGCGCAAGAGCAGACCGCCCCCGAGGAAGCCACGACCCAAACCGTGACAGAGGCTGACCGCCCCGCCGCGGCCCCTGTGAACGTGCCGCGCCCGCAGAACCGCCCGCGCCAGATTGCCACGGCGCCAACGCAAAGCGAGACGACAAGCACGCAATCATCGGCCGCTGCTACGCCGCCCCAGTCGACCGCCGCTGCGCCCAGCACCAGCAACGACGACATCATGGCCGCGCTGAATGCCGCGCAAGATACCCCCGCCGCATCGCCGACCCCGGGCGCCGCCCCGCTGACGGGTGCCGAGCAGGATGCCCTGCGCGTTGCCGTGCAAGGCTGCTGGAGTGTTGATGCTGGCGCAATGTCGGGGCAAGTCACCGTCGCCGTCGCGTTCGAGTTGGACCGTAGCGGGCGCGTGGTTGGCAATCAGGTGCGTCTGGTCGAAAGCAACGGCAGCGGGGCCGCCGAACAGGCCGCCTTCGAGGCCGCGCGACGCGCGATTTTGCGCTGCCAAGGCGACGGATACCGGATGCCTGCTGACAAATACGAGAGTTGGCAGAATATTGTGATGGATTTCGACCCCAGCCAGATGCGGCTGCGGTAA
- a CDS encoding chorismate mutase — MKDPVTLTNMRALRAEIDRLDAQIVADLAYRATLIDRAVVLKPTEGLPARIDARVEEVVRNVRAHARAKGLDDALVEDLWRRLIDWSIAREEVVLGKGDGA; from the coding sequence ATGAAAGATCCGGTTACCCTTACGAACATGCGCGCGCTGCGGGCCGAGATTGATCGGCTGGATGCGCAGATCGTGGCCGATTTGGCGTATCGCGCCACGCTGATCGACCGCGCCGTCGTCCTGAAGCCCACTGAGGGTTTGCCCGCCCGCATTGATGCGCGTGTGGAAGAGGTTGTGCGCAATGTGCGTGCGCATGCGCGCGCAAAAGGCTTGGATGACGCGTTGGTTGAGGACCTCTGGCGGCGGTTGATCGATTGGTCGATCGCGCGTGAAGAGGTTGTTCTGGGAAAGGGAGACGGGGCATGA
- a CDS encoding ExbD/TolR family protein, with amino-acid sequence MGAGVMKSGGGGGGRRGRRHRRGGTMSEINITPFVDVMLVLLIVFMVAAPLMTVGVPVELPKTEASALPIEQEEPLSVTITSDGLVMIQNTEVAPSELVARLQAIAGERASDRIYLRADGANSWDMVAQVMGALNAGGFSNIGLVTDTGGTTFAPASE; translated from the coding sequence ATGGGCGCGGGTGTCATGAAATCGGGTGGCGGCGGGGGCGGTCGGCGTGGACGGCGCCATCGCCGCGGTGGGACGATGTCCGAGATCAACATCACGCCCTTCGTCGACGTGATGTTGGTGCTGCTGATCGTGTTCATGGTGGCGGCCCCGCTGATGACGGTGGGTGTGCCGGTTGAACTGCCCAAGACGGAAGCCTCGGCCCTGCCGATCGAGCAAGAAGAACCGCTGTCCGTCACCATCACCTCGGATGGTTTGGTGATGATCCAGAATACCGAAGTTGCACCTTCGGAACTGGTTGCCCGCCTTCAGGCAATTGCGGGTGAACGCGCCAGCGACCGGATCTATCTGCGCGCCGATGGTGCGAACAGCTGGGATATGGTGGCGCAGGTGATGGGCGCGCTCAATGCGGGCGGGTTCTCGAATATTGGCCTTGTGACCGACACGGGCGGCACCACTTTCGCCCCCGCGTCCGAGTAG
- the folD gene encoding bifunctional methylenetetrahydrofolate dehydrogenase/methenyltetrahydrofolate cyclohydrolase FolD: MSATIIDGKAFAAVVRAQVATQVAAAKAATGQVPGLAVVLVGEDPASQVYVRNKNRQTVEVGMNSFEHKLAAETAEADLLALIAQLNADPAVDGILVQLPLPAHMNAEAVINAIDSAKDVDGFHIDNVGKLVTGQKAMVPCTPLGCLMLLRDTLGTLEGRDAVVIGRSNIVGKPMANLLLRDGCTVTVAHSRTANLPDVVRRADIVVAAVGRPEMVKGDWIKPGAVVIDVGINRVQPAGAEKAKLVGDCDFDSCAAVAGAITPVPGGVGPMTIACLLANTLTAFCRRHALPEPEGLTA, from the coding sequence ATGAGCGCCACGATCATCGACGGAAAGGCCTTTGCGGCCGTTGTGCGCGCGCAGGTAGCGACGCAAGTTGCTGCCGCCAAAGCCGCGACAGGGCAGGTGCCCGGCCTTGCGGTGGTACTGGTCGGCGAAGACCCTGCCAGTCAGGTCTATGTGCGCAACAAGAACCGCCAGACGGTTGAAGTTGGCATGAACAGCTTTGAACACAAGCTCGCCGCCGAGACTGCGGAAGCCGATCTGCTGGCGCTGATCGCGCAGTTGAACGCCGATCCGGCCGTCGACGGGATATTGGTCCAGCTGCCGCTGCCGGCGCATATGAACGCCGAGGCGGTGATTAATGCGATTGATTCCGCAAAAGACGTGGACGGGTTTCATATCGATAACGTGGGCAAGCTGGTGACGGGCCAAAAGGCCATGGTGCCCTGCACGCCGCTGGGCTGTCTGATGCTGCTGCGCGATACGCTGGGCACGCTGGAAGGGCGCGACGCGGTGGTCATCGGGCGCAGCAATATCGTCGGCAAGCCGATGGCGAACCTGCTGCTGCGCGATGGCTGTACCGTCACAGTGGCCCATTCACGCACCGCGAACTTGCCCGATGTTGTCCGCCGTGCCGATATTGTGGTTGCCGCCGTGGGCCGCCCCGAGATGGTCAAAGGCGATTGGATCAAACCCGGCGCGGTGGTTATTGATGTGGGGATCAACCGCGTCCAACCTGCCGGCGCCGAGAAGGCCAAACTGGTGGGCGACTGCGATTTCGACAGCTGCGCCGCCGTGGCCGGTGCGATTACGCCTGTTCCGGGCGGTGTCGGGCCGATGACCATTGCGTGCCTGCTGGCAAACACGCTGACGGCTTTTTGCCGCCGCCACGCTTTGCCCGAGCCCGAGGGGCTGACTGCCTAA
- the ybgC gene encoding tol-pal system-associated acyl-CoA thioesterase → MHQFHCRVYYEDTDMAGIVYYANYLKFIERARSEWVRSLGVDQRQLKDEAGVVFAVRRIEADYLAPARFEDELTVTTALHAVTPARLVLDQTVSRADAALFQARVTLVAMDGRGAPVRLPAALRAAL, encoded by the coding sequence ATGCATCAGTTCCATTGCCGCGTTTACTATGAAGATACGGATATGGCCGGTATCGTCTACTACGCTAACTATTTGAAATTTATCGAGCGTGCACGCAGCGAATGGGTCCGCAGCCTTGGCGTCGACCAGCGCCAGTTGAAGGACGAGGCGGGTGTTGTCTTTGCCGTGCGGCGCATCGAGGCCGACTATCTGGCCCCCGCGCGGTTCGAGGATGAACTGACGGTTACCACAGCGCTGCATGCCGTGACCCCGGCGCGGCTGGTCTTGGATCAAACCGTCAGCCGTGCGGATGCCGCGCTGTTTCAGGCGCGGGTCACCTTGGTGGCGATGGACGGGCGCGGTGCTCCGGTGCGTTTGCCCGCAGCCTTGCGTGCGGCGCTGTAG
- the tolB gene encoding Tol-Pal system beta propeller repeat protein TolB, translating into MNKFMALVLAAAFAGPLAAVPVMAQSPLRITITQGVIEPLPIAVPTFQAETGGAADVANQISRLVAQDLVNSGLFREVPPSSFISQHSVFDQAVAYPDWRAINVQGLITGAVSVSGGQLTVKFRLYDIYSGVEQGQGLQFNGSVQGWRRMAHKVADAVYSRITGETGYFDSRVVFVSESGPKNNRAKRIGIMDYDGANVQYLTDASALVMAPRFSATGDRILYTSYQSGSPRINLLDVASASARQLPTEAGEMAFSPRFSLDGGSVIYSLANGGNTDIFRTDIRNGAHTRLTNAPSIETSPSFSPDGSRIVFESDRSGGSQLYIMSSNGGEAQRISFGSGRYGTPVWSPRGDLIAFTKQEGGRFHIGVMRTDGSEERLLTSSFLDEGPTWAPNGRVLMFTRETQGENGGPSIYSVDISGRNLRQVATGGFASDPSWGPLQP; encoded by the coding sequence ATGAACAAGTTCATGGCGCTTGTATTGGCCGCAGCCTTCGCCGGGCCGCTGGCTGCCGTGCCGGTGATGGCGCAGTCTCCGCTGCGGATCACCATCACTCAGGGTGTGATCGAACCGCTGCCGATCGCGGTGCCGACTTTTCAGGCCGAAACCGGTGGTGCGGCTGATGTCGCCAACCAGATCAGCCGTCTTGTCGCGCAGGATCTGGTGAATTCCGGCCTGTTCCGCGAAGTTCCGCCATCGTCCTTTATCAGCCAGCACAGCGTGTTCGATCAGGCCGTAGCCTACCCCGATTGGCGCGCGATCAACGTGCAGGGCCTGATCACCGGTGCCGTGTCGGTTAGTGGTGGTCAGTTGACGGTGAAGTTCCGCCTTTATGACATCTATTCGGGTGTCGAACAGGGGCAGGGGCTGCAGTTCAACGGCAGCGTTCAAGGCTGGCGCCGGATGGCCCACAAGGTCGCGGATGCCGTCTACAGCCGTATTACGGGCGAGACCGGCTATTTCGACAGCCGTGTTGTGTTCGTCTCGGAAAGCGGCCCGAAAAACAACCGCGCCAAGCGCATCGGCATCATGGATTACGACGGCGCGAACGTGCAGTACCTGACCGACGCGAGCGCGCTGGTGATGGCACCGCGCTTCTCGGCGACGGGCGATCGCATCTTGTACACCAGCTACCAGTCTGGCTCGCCGCGGATTAACCTGTTGGACGTGGCCAGCGCCAGCGCGCGCCAACTGCCGACCGAAGCGGGTGAAATGGCGTTCTCGCCGCGGTTCTCGCTGGATGGTGGCAGCGTGATTTATTCGCTGGCCAATGGCGGCAATACCGACATTTTCCGCACCGATATTCGCAATGGCGCCCATACCCGCCTGACCAATGCGCCGTCGATTGAGACATCGCCGTCCTTCTCGCCCGATGGCAGCCGGATCGTGTTCGAGAGTGACCGCTCGGGCGGAAGCCAGCTTTACATCATGTCGTCCAACGGCGGCGAAGCGCAGCGCATTTCGTTCGGCAGTGGCCGCTACGGCACCCCGGTCTGGAGTCCGCGCGGAGACTTGATCGCGTTTACCAAACAAGAGGGTGGTCGTTTTCACATTGGCGTGATGCGCACGGATGGCTCGGAAGAGCGCCTGCTGACATCGTCGTTCCTGGATGAAGGCCCCACATGGGCCCCTAACGGCCGCGTATTGATGTTTACGCGCGAAACGCAGGGCGAAAACGGTGGCCCTTCGATCTATTCGGTTGATATTTCGGGACGCAACTTGCGCCAAGTGGCGACAGGCGGCTTTGCGTCCGACCCCAGCTGGGGCCCGCTGCAGCCGTGA
- the tilS gene encoding tRNA lysidine(34) synthetase TilS — protein sequence MADEAGLRAVSRAAADFAAGHSGPIGVAVSGGGDSLAALLALHAVAAGRVFAATVDHGLRAASLAEAEGVGRLCAARGIQHQILSWNADDGAGNLSARARAARYALLKGWAQRTGIAAVVVAHNREDLAETFLMNLGRSAGIDGLAAMRDSWTQGSVTFYRPFLGCSRTALRAWLQAQGQAWVDDPSNADPHYQRVKVRQVLPALEQAGIDAASIASTAAHLSSERAALDWALGTAIGDATTAAGEVVVPLDTYRSLPDALRRRLLMQAVDWIAGAGYPPRGAALSAVAQALADGAGRRTLGGCVFSSGARVLRIAREPAAVAAGPVPLGQVFDGRWGVVTPASSLGDEVIAPLGAAISQFPAWRRSGFSRAALISGPAIWQDGRMIAAPLLQPEAKWTLELVRNFRMTRVSH from the coding sequence GTGGCTGACGAGGCTGGCCTGCGCGCTGTCTCGCGGGCGGCTGCGGATTTTGCGGCCGGCCACAGCGGGCCGATAGGCGTCGCGGTGTCGGGCGGCGGTGATTCGCTGGCGGCGCTGCTGGCGCTGCACGCGGTGGCAGCCGGGCGCGTTTTTGCAGCGACCGTAGACCATGGGCTACGCGCCGCATCGCTGGCGGAAGCCGAGGGTGTGGGTAGGCTGTGCGCGGCGCGTGGCATCCAGCATCAGATATTGTCGTGGAACGCTGACGACGGCGCGGGCAATTTGTCGGCCCGCGCGCGGGCCGCGCGCTATGCCTTGCTGAAGGGTTGGGCGCAGCGCACAGGGATCGCAGCCGTTGTCGTCGCCCACAACCGTGAGGATTTGGCCGAGACATTTTTGATGAATCTGGGGCGCAGCGCGGGCATCGACGGTCTGGCCGCAATGCGCGATAGCTGGACGCAGGGCAGCGTCACCTTCTATCGCCCGTTTTTGGGTTGCAGCCGCACCGCGTTGCGCGCGTGGCTGCAAGCGCAGGGGCAAGCGTGGGTGGATGATCCGAGCAACGCCGACCCGCATTACCAGCGCGTCAAAGTGCGGCAAGTTTTGCCCGCACTGGAACAGGCGGGTATCGATGCGGCCAGCATCGCCAGCACCGCCGCGCATCTGTCGTCTGAACGCGCCGCGCTGGATTGGGCGCTGGGTACGGCTATCGGCGATGCGACGACTGCGGCGGGCGAGGTAGTGGTGCCGCTGGATACCTACCGCAGTCTGCCCGACGCGCTACGCCGCCGCCTGTTGATGCAGGCCGTGGATTGGATCGCGGGTGCAGGCTACCCGCCGCGCGGCGCGGCGCTGTCGGCGGTGGCGCAAGCATTGGCGGATGGGGCGGGGCGCCGCACCTTGGGCGGGTGCGTCTTTTCATCGGGCGCGCGCGTTCTGCGAATCGCACGGGAACCTGCTGCGGTGGCAGCCGGACCGGTCCCGCTCGGCCAAGTTTTCGATGGCAGGTGGGGTGTAGTGACACCCGCGTCTTCGCTGGGCGACGAAGTTATCGCGCCCTTGGGCGCAGCGATTTCGCAATTTCCGGCGTGGCGCCGCAGCGGGTTTTCCCGTGCGGCGCTGATTAGCGGCCCTGCAATCTGGCAAGATGGGCGGATGATTGCCGCCCCATTGTTACAACCAGAGGCGAAATGGACCCTCGAACTGGTGCGCAACTTCAGAATGACGCGGGTTTCGCATTGA
- the pal gene encoding peptidoglycan-associated lipoprotein Pal, whose protein sequence is MNKFLIAGLMISALAVSACTRPDRFANDGSANSPYGANGAYGAGGVGQSGLGDASDPRSTAYFAQTIGDRVLFAVDQSSVSPEAMQVLNGQAQWLSTNSQYGIVIEGHADEQGTREYNVALGARRANSVREYLISRGISANRIRTVSYGKERPVALCSDQSCYSQNRRAVTVISAGGIS, encoded by the coding sequence ATGAATAAATTCCTGATCGCCGGCCTGATGATTTCGGCCCTTGCCGTGTCTGCTTGTACCCGCCCCGACCGTTTCGCCAATGATGGCAGCGCGAACAGCCCCTATGGTGCGAACGGCGCCTATGGCGCGGGTGGCGTCGGCCAATCGGGTCTGGGCGATGCCAGCGACCCGCGCAGCACCGCGTATTTCGCGCAGACCATTGGTGACCGTGTGCTGTTTGCCGTCGACCAGTCCAGCGTCTCGCCCGAGGCGATGCAGGTGCTGAACGGCCAAGCGCAGTGGCTGTCGACCAACAGCCAGTACGGCATCGTCATCGAAGGTCACGCCGACGAGCAGGGCACGCGCGAATACAACGTGGCCTTGGGCGCGCGCCGCGCCAACTCGGTCCGCGAATACCTGATCTCGCGCGGGATCAGCGCAAACCGCATCCGCACCGTCAGCTACGGTAAAGAGCGCCCGGTTGCGCTGTGTTCGGACCAAAGCTGCTATTCGCAGAACCGCCGCGCCGTGACGGTGATCTCGGCCGGTGGCATCAGCTAG
- the tolQ gene encoding protein TolQ, translating to MEISSDLTMWALFARATLIVKLVMVLLVVASVWCWAVVIDKYIQYHRAKAEADAFDRAFWSGEPLDMLYQQIGPNPDGASQRIFAAGMGEWRRSHRTDGALIPGALQRIERAMDVVIGKESEKLQKGLPVLATVGSTAPFVGLFGTVWGIMNAFVEIAEQQNTNLAVVAPGISEALFATGLGLVAAIPAVIFFNKFSTDADRITATHEVFADEFATILSRQLDA from the coding sequence ATGGAAATTTCATCCGACCTTACGATGTGGGCGTTGTTCGCCCGCGCGACGCTGATCGTCAAGCTTGTGATGGTCTTGCTGGTAGTGGCCTCTGTCTGGTGTTGGGCGGTCGTTATCGACAAATACATCCAGTACCACCGCGCCAAGGCCGAGGCTGACGCCTTCGACCGCGCGTTCTGGTCGGGCGAACCGCTTGATATGCTGTATCAGCAGATTGGCCCGAACCCCGATGGCGCCAGCCAGCGTATTTTTGCGGCCGGTATGGGTGAATGGCGGCGCAGCCATCGCACTGATGGTGCGCTGATCCCCGGCGCGTTGCAGCGGATTGAACGCGCGATGGATGTGGTTATCGGCAAAGAATCCGAAAAGCTGCAAAAAGGTCTGCCCGTTCTGGCCACCGTCGGCTCGACCGCGCCATTCGTGGGGCTGTTCGGTACTGTCTGGGGCATCATGAACGCCTTTGTGGAAATTGCCGAGCAGCAGAATACCAACCTTGCCGTTGTGGCGCCCGGTATCTCGGAAGCGCTTTTCGCGACGGGGCTGGGGTTGGTTGCGGCTATTCCGGCGGTGATCTTCTTCAACAAATTCTCGACCGATGCCGACCGGATTACGGCGACGCACGAAGTGTTCGCCGATGAATTCGCCACCATCCTTTCGCGCCAATTGGACGCTTGA